From a region of the Alosa sapidissima isolate fAloSap1 chromosome 9, fAloSap1.pri, whole genome shotgun sequence genome:
- the LOC121719552 gene encoding CMRF35-like molecule 5 isoform X2: MKNMLIITCAFLVGAQMESSVHTVKGHIGGKAVIECPYPPGCEHRQKYVCRGDCPPGNKDIPVQTAVSQVWAKTGRFSLHDNATARVFTVTITGLTAKDSGKYWCAVQFPWYNSDLYTELRIDIGPAPVTTLSPAIITGASTVLTFSPVSVVCSVAVVIVVLLSMLGVLIYFRKAKHKRTETTDAVFLYTSGCSSSNIYVETGGSAVEMGHSVPTVIQQHQNPTTTSSSITTTSSPSSSSSTVPSAPPQVYEVPESLYQRMAPLACGKIPVPRDSSPSARTADGAEYMSMQDCARAADGAEYT; this comes from the exons ATGAAGAACATGTTAATCATCACCTGTGCTTTCCTCGTTG gtgCCCAAATGGAATCGTCAGTGCATACAGTGAAAGGTCACATTGGAGGGAAGGCTGTGATTGAGTGTCCATACCCACCAGGCTGCGAACACCGCCAGAAGTACGTCTGCCGTGGCGACTGTCCACCTGGCAACAAAGACATCCCAGTGCAGACCGCAGTCAGCCAGGTCTGGGCTAAAACAGGCAGGTTCTCTCTCCACGATAATGCCACAGCCAGAGTCTTCACCGTCACCATTACTGGGCTGACAGCTAAGGATTCTGGGAAGTACTGGTGTGCCGTGCAGTTTCCCTGGTATAATAGTGATCTCTACACAGAGCTCAGGATTGACATTGGACCAG CACCTGTGACAACTCTCAGTCCCGCAATAATCACAGGGGCCTCCACTGTACTAACATTCTCACCTG TTTctgttgtgtgtagtgttgcCGTGGTGATTGTTGTCCTGCTAAGCATGCTGGGAGTTTTGATCTATTTCAGAAAAGCaaaacacaaaagaacagaAACTACAG ATGCCGTATTCTTGTATACAAGTGGCTGCTCCAGTTCCAACATCTACGTAGAGACAGGGGGTTCTGCAGTG GAAATGGGCCACAGTGTTCCAACAGTCATCCAACAGCATCAGAATcc caccaccacctcctcctccatcaccaccacctcctcaccctcctcctcctcctccaccgtcCCTTCTGCTCCACCTCAGGTCTATGAGGTGCCTGAGTCACTGTACCAAAGAATGGCTCCGCTTGCGTGTGGGAAGATCCCTGTGCCCAGAGACAGCAGCCCGTCTGCCAGGACCGCGGATGGTGCAGAATACATGTCAATGCAGGACTGTGCCAGGGCCGCGGATGGGGCAGAGTACACTTAG
- the LOC121719552 gene encoding CMRF35-like molecule 6 isoform X1, which translates to MKNMLIITCAFLVGAQMESSVHTVKGHIGGKAVIECPYPPGCEHRQKYVCRGDCPPGNKDIPVQTAVSQVWAKTGRFSLHDNATARVFTVTITGLTAKDSGKYWCAVQFPWYNSDLYTELRIDIGPAPVTTLSPAIITGASTVLTFSPGKNISSVAPLVRTGTTTNTISVVCSVAVVIVVLLSMLGVLIYFRKAKHKRTETTDAVFLYTSGCSSSNIYVETGGSAVEMGHSVPTVIQQHQNPTTTSSSITTTSSPSSSSSTVPSAPPQVYEVPESLYQRMAPLACGKIPVPRDSSPSARTADGAEYMSMQDCARAADGAEYT; encoded by the exons ATGAAGAACATGTTAATCATCACCTGTGCTTTCCTCGTTG gtgCCCAAATGGAATCGTCAGTGCATACAGTGAAAGGTCACATTGGAGGGAAGGCTGTGATTGAGTGTCCATACCCACCAGGCTGCGAACACCGCCAGAAGTACGTCTGCCGTGGCGACTGTCCACCTGGCAACAAAGACATCCCAGTGCAGACCGCAGTCAGCCAGGTCTGGGCTAAAACAGGCAGGTTCTCTCTCCACGATAATGCCACAGCCAGAGTCTTCACCGTCACCATTACTGGGCTGACAGCTAAGGATTCTGGGAAGTACTGGTGTGCCGTGCAGTTTCCCTGGTATAATAGTGATCTCTACACAGAGCTCAGGATTGACATTGGACCAG CACCTGTGACAACTCTCAGTCCCGCAATAATCACAGGGGCCTCCACTGTACTAACATTCTCACCTG GTAAAAACATCTCGAGTGTAGCACCGTTGGTGAGAACGGGTACGACAACGAACACCA TTTctgttgtgtgtagtgttgcCGTGGTGATTGTTGTCCTGCTAAGCATGCTGGGAGTTTTGATCTATTTCAGAAAAGCaaaacacaaaagaacagaAACTACAG ATGCCGTATTCTTGTATACAAGTGGCTGCTCCAGTTCCAACATCTACGTAGAGACAGGGGGTTCTGCAGTG GAAATGGGCCACAGTGTTCCAACAGTCATCCAACAGCATCAGAATcc caccaccacctcctcctccatcaccaccacctcctcaccctcctcctcctcctccaccgtcCCTTCTGCTCCACCTCAGGTCTATGAGGTGCCTGAGTCACTGTACCAAAGAATGGCTCCGCTTGCGTGTGGGAAGATCCCTGTGCCCAGAGACAGCAGCCCGTCTGCCAGGACCGCGGATGGTGCAGAATACATGTCAATGCAGGACTGTGCCAGGGCCGCGGATGGGGCAGAGTACACTTAG